TGGGCAAAAGGGAATACTTTTCAGCGATAAGAGGTGTTAGTTCAGCGGTGTTTATAGATGCCGAATCTGACTTTCTGCGATATCCCCAACCCAAGGGAGCTTATACCATCTGCTGCTTAAAGCTTGATAGATCATAAGCAGCCATATAGCAAAGCTGCAAAGAGAGAGGATTGCACTCAACAGGGAACCTAGAAAAGGGATAAATCCGGTTAGGACATGGAGAATCATCAGCACGCCGAACGTAAGCAGTGATTGCAACGCGTGGAACAGCACGAAGCGGTTGCGTTTCTCCAGAGCGAGAAAGAAAACACCGCCGATAAAAGGGAAAAAATAGCACAGCGCGCCCGCAATATTATCGGGCAATCCGGTGGATGATTTGAAAGGGGACAAAGGGCTCACTCTCCTTCTACTTGGAGAAGAAGGGGGTTAGTTCGCTACTCCTTCTTCCTTAAAAGCCTATGACTTGTCAGGAAAAAGTATGTTTAGCTCATTGTGGGTATAATATACTTTTCCAACAGCTTGCGGGGGTTCTTCCAATTGTTTGTCTTACTCTCTGCTGTAAAGACCACTACCGTATCTAACTTGGGTAGGAGAAGGATTTGCTGTCCGCCATGACCGTGGGCAAGCTTGTAGGGTTGGCCGCTCATCGTACCTACCCAGAACTGATATCCGTAATCTCCAAAAGCCGGGTATCCCGTAGTCTGTGCAGTTAGTGCTTCTTGCAGCCAATGCTTCGGAATGATCTGCTGTTTTGCAAATACGCCGTTATTAAGCAGACATATACCAAATTTAGCCATATCTCTTGAGTTTAAGTACAGACCAATATGTCCCATACTATGTCCTTCGGGACTCGGTAACCAAGCCGTGTGAGTCATTCGGAGAGGGCTAAATAAATGCTCAGCAGCATAGGTGAATGCATCAAGACCTGTGGATTCACTAAGGATCATCGAAATCAGATGGGTGTCGATACTACGGTATTGAAATTGACCGATATGTTCCGGAATTATGTTCATACTAAGAGCAAAGGAACCCCAGCGGCGACTACGATGGAGATTCCGGACGAAAGGCTCCCCCAGCTTCTTGCCCGTGATCCAGCTAAATCCGGAAGTCATGGTAAGCAGATGACGGAGAGTGATTTTTGATAAATGAGGGGAGTGCAGGTATGGAACATGCTTACGAAGTACCTTGGAAACCAAGACATCGATATCAGGGATATCTCCCCGATCGATAGCGATTCCGGTAATTGCGCTGATAAAGCTTTTAGTCGCAGATCGAAGATCATTTAATGCCCCGGCATGATGGTTGCCGTAATAACGTTCAAAGATGAGCTTGCCATGGCGAGCGATAAGCATACTATGCATCTTTGGATATTCTTTCTGAATAGCATAATCAGCTTGTTCAAGACCCTCACGGCGCGTTGCAGTTTCCTCGGGTAGCGCGGTAGTCATCGCGGGAACTACGTTATAAGATGAAGTCAGTAATGGTGTAGGTTGGCCCATAATGATCTCCTTTTCTTGCTGTGGTATGTGCTAGGTGTGGCCTGCTATAGAGCATATTGTATTTTAACCCGACACGAGCAATATGACTTACGAAGAACATTGTAAAAAAATAAAAATTTTCCAATTAGCACATTTTACAAGGAAAGGTGGAAGTTGGACCGGAATATGATACAATATAACGATAAGGCCCGAAAGGGGTGATTCAGTAAGTGGCTCTTCGGGTAATAAAAGTGTCAAGGAGCTTTCGTTCAACAGGCGTCCTTACTCTCAGCCCAAATCACGACGAACCTGCTTCACCGGCGAACCAGTATCTCAAGGCTTTGAAGCTTTGAATTTTACGTTTTGGCGGATAATGCAAGCCACGTATGTGTAATGGTTGCTTCACTTGCATTCGAGGTTACGGCGTACTTTTCATCATGCATTCTCTACAACGGAGCATTCATTTTCAATGTTTTGGGAGGGAACTGATCATGGCAAGTAAAGGTCATAACGAAGTCAAGGAAAGTTTACGGGAAATGACACGTATTTTCCGGCCCAAAGATCCCAAGAAATTCGTAAAGGAGTACGTCCGAAAATATCGGATTACCGGAGGCTATGAAGAAGAACTGACCATGGTCGTGGAGCATGAGCTGGTAAAGATGAATTCATCCGTCTCCTAGCTAACAGATACGAGTGTCACTTACTTTTGACATCATTTTGAGTAATAACATCCACGAGGATTCTTATAAACCGTGCCCGAGCAGCGTTTGTTGCAGGAATCGGTTTTTTTTGTATGTACATTTATGAATAAGAAATATTGTCTCTCATAAAATAGTCAAATGAATTAATAGACACATTTCACAATGAATGCGCTTTAACGATCATTTTTTATTTGATTGCGTTTTCAAAAAATGCGCATAAATGCAGGTGGGACAAGGAATTATTATGTCGAAAATTACAATGTGAACTAGTTGTGAACGATTGACAAAACTTTCCCTTAAACTTATATTAATAGTGATTGTTATAATTGACAGAAAAAAACAGGAACCTACGAAATCGGGAAAAGCGGGGTAGATCAATGATGAAAACGTGGCAGGCTGTAAAGCGACTCCTTCCCATGACCGCTATGTTTGGTCTCTTTCTTGCCGGGTGCGGCCGTGAGGACTTGTCAGTGCTCAGACCACAGGGGCCTCAGGCGGAAATGTCTTATGGATTAATGGAGCTGTCGATCAGTATTATGATCGTCGTGTTGCTGATTGTCTTTACGATTGCAGCTTATGTACTGATCCGTTTCCGTCGAAAGCCGGGTCAGAATGAAATCCCTGAGCAGGTTGAGGGTAGCATCAAGCTTGAGATTCTCTGGACGGTCATTCCGCTTATCCTCGTAGTGGTACTGGCAGTTCCAACGGTGAAAGCAGTGTTCGCCGCAGGAGATGATCATGCCAATGACAAGGATGCGATTAAGGTTAAAGTAACCGGCCACCAATATTGGTGGGAGTTTGAGTATACCGATTACAAGGTGACTACAGCGCAGGATCTGATTATTCCAGTGGGCAAAGATATTGCTTTTGAACTGGAGACTAAAGATGTGCTGCACTCCTTCTGGGTCCCTTCCCTTTCCGGTAAAATCGACACCAACCCAGCCGGGACGATTAACCGCTTCAGCTTCAGTGCACCTAATGAAGGCGTTTACCGTGGCAAATGTGCGGAACTATGCGGGCCGTCTCATGGATTCATGGAATTTAAGGTGAAATCGGTTAGTGAACAAGATTTTCAGAAGTGGATAGATTCGATGAAAGCACCCGTAGCTGTGCTGCCAGAGGATCCTGCTTTAGCTGAGAAGTTCAAAGCGGCGTGTCTGACTTGCCACGCTGTAGGTGATCAAGGGATTAATAATGCGCCGAACTTGACCGGAATTGGTTCGCGGGAGTCGATTGCAGGGATCCTGCTCAACGACGACACGAGGGAGGATGGTGCACCAATTGAGGAGAATCTCAAAACATGGCTGCATGATCCACAATCCGTAAAACCGGGCAATCTGATGCCTAACCCCAAAGATCTAGGCCTAAGTGATGCGGAGATTGATGGCATTGCTGAGTATCTGGCCAACTATAAGCTGGACTAATGCCTTAGCCTAAAGGCGGGCGGAACTTTCGAAAAAGGGGGTACGAACTTTGGCTCAAGCAGCGCATACCTTGAATTCATCCAAGCCTCTGGGGCATGGCCACAATGTGAAGCGCCATACAGGACTTATGGATTGGCTAACAACCGTCGATCATAAAAAAATCGCAATTTTGTACCTATGGGCCGGAGGATTATTTTTTGGTATCGGCGGAATTGAAGCACTTCTGATTCGCTGGCAACTCATCAAACCAATGAATAATTTTTTGGATGCCCAAACGTTTAATGAACTTATTACCATGCATGGTACGACGATGATATTCCTCGGCGTCATGCCAATCATCTTCGCCTTAATGAATGCCGTCATACCGCTACAAATCGGTGCACGTGACGTAGCCTTTCCTTTTCTAAATGCACTTGGCTTCTGGACCTTCCTGTTCGGCGGAATTCTACTGAATCTCAGCTGGATAATGGGTGGCGCTCCTGATGCCGGATGGACCTCCTACACCCCACTATCTACGAGTACATACAGCACTACACACGGTGTAGACTTTTATACGATTGGTCTTCAAATTGCCGGATTAGGTACCCTCATCGGGGGGATTAACTTTCTAGCCACGATCATTACGATGCGCGCGCCGGGAATGACCTACATGCGGATGCCGATGTTTGCTTGGACTACATTTATTACTTCCGCAATTATTCTGTTTGCATTTCCAGCAGTTACAGTAGGTTTAGTACTGCTGACATTCGACCGGATACTTGGAGCCAATTTCTTCGAGGTTGGGGCTGGGGGTAATCCGGTGCTCTGGCAACATATCTTCTGGATATTTGGTCATCCAGAAGTATATATCCTCATTCTGCCTGCCTTCGGAATTATATCGGAGGTTATCCCGACTTTTTCACGGAAGCGATTGTTCGGGTATAGCTCAATGGTGTTCGCTACCATCCTGATTGCCTTCCTGGGCTTCATGGTTTGGGCTCACCATATGTTCACTACCGGACTTGGGCCGGTAGCTAATGCGTTGTTCTCTGTATCGACGATGTTGATTGCGGTTCCGACAGGAATCAAGATTTTTAACTGGTTGTTCACGATGTGGGGCGGGCAAGTACGTTTCACGACACCAAACCTGTTCGCGGCAGGATTCATTCCTACCTTTACGATGGGTGGCGTCACTGGCGTCATGCTGGCTTCTGCGCCTGCTGACTTTCAGTTCCATGATACGTATTTTGTTGTAGCACATTTTCACTACGTTATTGTGGGCGGCTTGGTGCTTGGCCTGTTTGCAGGTCTGCATTACTGGTGGCCGAAGATGTTTGGTCGGATGCTAAGTGAGAAGCTGGGCAAATGGACCTTCTGGACGTTTATCATCGGATTCCATCTGACATTCTTTGTACAGCATTTCCTTGGACTCATGGGGATGCAACGTCGGGTATTCACGTATTTGCCGAATCAGCAATTCGATTTGCTGAATTTAGTCAGTACAATCGGTGCTGGATTGATGAGTGTGGGCATGATTATATTCTTGGTTAACATCTATCTAACTTCAAGAAGACCGGCGGATGCAGCTAATGATCCTTGGGAGGATGGACGTACACTAGAATGGACGATTCCTTCACCACCACCAGAATATAACTTCAAGCAAACCCCACTTATCCGTGGTATTGATGCATTCTGGAAAGAAAAGATGGCAGGAAATAAAGGCATGACTCCGGCAGAACCGGTCGGCTCGATCCATATGCCGTCTGCAACTATATTGCCGTTTACTATGTCTGTTGGAATTTTCATCGCTGGACTTGGCTTCATGTTCAGTCGGGATGACTTCGGCAACGCCTTTATGAGCTTTATGTTTAATAATTATATCGTTACAGCCATCGGTCTTATCATCACGTTTGGATCTATGCTGTTGCGTTCGCTGTATGATGATCATGGATGGCATATTGAACCTGAAGAGCTGGAAGGAAGTGAGCGGACATGACAACGGCACATGCAGAAGCTTCTAAGGAAGAATTTCCTCACGAGCCGGAAAAAGCTACGCTCGAAGGACGAAACAAGGTTCTTGCCTTTTGGTTGTTTCTAGGTGGGGAAGCGGTATTGTTCGGTACGTTGTTCGCTACGTTCCTCGCATTGCGTAATCAGACGAATGAGGGGCCATCGGCGAATGAATTGTTTCACTTGCCGCTTGTAGCTGCTGCAACATTCATTCTTTTGGTAAGCAGTCTGACGAGTGTATTCGCTATCCAAGCGATGCATAGGAACCGTCCGGCTGTGCTTCGTAACTGGCTTTTGGTAACTGTAGCCTTAGGGCTTGGCTTCCTGATTCTGGAGATCTATGAGTTTACTCAATATGTGAGACACGAAGACTTCGGAATGACTACAAGTGCATTTAGTTCGGCATTCTATACATTAGTAGGATTCCACGGTGCGCACGTAGCTTTCGGGATTGCATGGATCGCCATCCTGATTGGGCAACTCATGCGTAAAGGATTAACCGTAGTTACTGCACCAAAAGTGTATGTGTCAGCCATGTACTGGCATTTTATTGATGTGGTATGGGTCTTCATCTTTACGGTTGTATACCTACTTGGAAAGGTGGGCTAGACACTATGACGACAGATCAGCATGTGCCAGAGAATGACGGGTATAAGCATCGTCATCGGCATGAAGGGCCACAGAGGCATATTGTTGTCTTTATACTGTCCATTGTCTTGACCTTAATTGCTTTCGCCGCTGTTGCGGCTGGAGGGGTGAATGCCACCTTTGCGGTTATTCTACTCCTGGTGATGGCAGTCATTCAGGTCATTGTGCAGATGGGCTTCTGGATGCACCTGAAAGATAAAGGACATCTAATACCGATTATCTTCATGCTGGGTGGTTTTTTTACCGCCGGTACCTGTATTATTATGTCGCTGTATTGGGTTTGGTGGAATTAACGGACTATAAAGAAAGAGGCGGGCTGAGATGCCCCCTCTTTTTGGTGTTTAACTAGATCCTGCGCTAGGAGGGGTTAGGGTTATGCTCGGATTACAATATTTTAGCTTTGCAGAACTATGGAGCCCGCTTTTTCTGGCGGTCATGCTGCTGCTGACGGCGGGTTATTTCGTTTGGATTGGTCCGATTGATGGACTTCATGCCGATTCAGTTCCGGTTCCATTCTGGCGAAGAGCACTATTTGTGTGCGGAATGCTTGCGCTTTATCTTGCACAAGGCGGTCCTGTTAGTCTATTAGGACATATGATGTTTTCCTTCCACATGGTTAGTATGGCCTTGTCATACCTAGTGGCGGTGCCGCTGATTATGCTGGGGATTCCAGATTTTATCTGGCGCAGCATATTGAGAGTAAATCCATTTCGCCGGTTGTCTTTTTTAGCTCGACCGGTGGTAGCTGCTCTACTGTTTAATGGACTATTTTCCTTGTACCATATTCCTGTTATCCATGATTATGTGATGCTGCATTTTACCGTTCACCGAATCTACTATATTGTTTTATTCCTAACAGCTGCCTTAATGTGGTGGACATTGATCAATCCGTTACCGGAGCGTCGAATGGCGAGTGGACTGGGCAAGATTGGGTTTATTTTTCTAAACATGGTATTGCTGACACCAGCTTGCGGACTGATTATTTTTGCAGATCAACCGCTCTATGCTACTTACAGTGATCCGGAGACTTGGGCACTTGCCATGGGCTATTGTATATCGGGTGATCCTTCTGCCTTACTTCAGAATTTTGGGGGTCCTGCGTTCTTTTCATTGTTGTCACCAAAAGTGGATCAGCAGGTGGGAGGTATCGCGATGAAGTTCATTCAGGAATTTATTTTTGCCTCTATGCTTGCTTATGTGTTCTATCATTGGTATAAAAAAGAGAACGGACAAGAGGGCGATGAATTATCGACGCCTTCCTCAGCACTCGAGGAGAGCACCTTGACCCGTGCATAACTGGTAGACTGCCAAGGAGGAGAATCATGGATATTTTTACGGTGTTTCCAACTATTAGCACATCGTTCATCGTGCTTAGTGCGGTGCTCGTAGCTATTGGCTGGTGGCTCATCATTAAGGGCAAACGCGAGGCGCACAAGAAGACGATGATTGCTGCCGCAATCGCCGCGCTCCTGTTTTTTATTGTTTACGTATCTAGAACGTTGTTTGTGGGAAACACCTCATGGGGTGGTCCTGATGAACTTCAGACGATTTATCAAGTGTTTCTGATCTTCCATATCGTGCTGGCAACGGTAGCTGCGGTATTCGGACTTACTACGTTAACTCTTGGATTTAAGGCGAAGTACTCCAAGCACCGTAAGTGGGGCAGAGTAACATCTATAATCTGGTTCATTACTGCGATTACTGGCGTTATGGTGTATGTGCTGCTTTATGTTCTGTATCCAGGTGGACACACCAAGCCAGTGTGGGAAGTTATTTTGGGCGCGTAAGATAGTTGCGTGAAAAGAGCTTGTGATTGGCATGTGAAAAGAGCATGTGAATATGCGTGCGAATCGTACGTGAATTTGTGTGAATAGTAATGAAATAAGCCTATGCATCTGCTCGTTCCTAAATAGGGATGATGGATAACGGGCTTATTTTAGTTTATGGAGTTGGGGGAGTGCTGAAGTTGTAAAATTGAACTGTGAAATCACTTGTGATATGAACAGTGGCGTGATGTGAAGCATTCTATTTACTTATTTTTAGGGAAAACCTCCCTGAAAGAGATAAGTTTTGAGCTCGAAAAACGATAATTAGGGAATTTCTCCCTGTATTTTAACCGTTTAAGCTCTAAAACGTAGAAATGGCTGAATTTATAGGGAGGAATTCCCTAAAAACGTTGATTTCAGGCTAAATCCAAGTAATTAGAGGGAGATTTTCCCTAATTGTTAATTCTACTAGCAGTTACACCCACCGAGTGATTCACATCCACTCAGTGGTAGCGCACGCCGAGGAGTCGCATCCATTAGTGGTCACACCCACAGAGGAGTCGCTCCCGCCCTTCAATCACCCCACCGAGCCGCAACAACTGGCCCTACACCTACAACCCATTGGCGAAGCAACAATGAGGCTGTCCTCACTCCGCGTCCTTCGCTCATATTCAACCTCTCCATAAGTTATGTTTAATCCTCTGATTAGTTAATCCTGATAATGATCAGTTTCCCATACGTGCAAAGCCTTCTCCAAAGGGGGGAGCGCATACCTCCTAATCAACTTGAATGTTTTCCATTTACAGGATTGACAATGGTAAATTAAGGACATATACTGTGTATATAGATATATACAGTAAGCACAGGGATATGAACACCTGCTTCTGCTAGACGCTGAAGACATTGTAAAGCGAGGTTAGTTTTAATGAGAACATTAAAAGATTCATGGTTTATGTTGCGCTCTGATTTTCGCGGAGACAAATTAAAGATATTAGGGACCCTCGTAATAACAGTTATTTTTATGTGTTATCTTGGTGGAATGACTAGCCTGGTAGCAAATGACGTACTAGGTGAGCAGGATCGGACGATGATAACGGATTTCTTATTTCTTTCCTTTATACCCTTATTGGGATTAACATTCTCTCGCCGTTCCATGAAATATTGGAGTGAAGACTCTTACACAAAAATGTTGGTTTACTTAAGAACCTTACCAATTCCAGCTGCAGTAATATTATCGCGGAGAAAACTTCAGGGAGTTTGCTCCTTTATTCTAAATGGTACGTTATTCTTCGGTATTGTTTACTTGTTAGGGGAAAATTTCCGGACAGAGCTGGCGGTTCCCTCGTATATAGCTTTTGCCATTACATGGCTCGGCTTCGGATTCATGGTCTCAGGTCTATATATTTTTATTGAGTATCTTTTTAGCGGCAAAGCTTATCTATGGCTAACATTGCTTATCGTAGTGTTATCGTGGGGAATATCATTCCTAGTTACACTTGGGGGAGGTAATTTGTTTTTATACAGTATCTCCTATTCCAAGGAGTGGGGGCTGTTATCTCCGATCATGTGGGGATCACTTCTGCTGGGGACAATATCTGTGCAGTTATTCTCTAAATGGACTATACATCGACTGAAGAGTCGCAATCTCGTATAAAAAATCGGAATGGCAAGGACTGCGCTCTAGCACGCTAGAGTGGAAGGCGAGGTGTAAATAATGTGGATACCGGTACAAATCAACGAAAATAGTGCAGAGCCCCTCTATCATCAGATAGAGACTCAGCTTAGATCATTAATCATTAGCGGAGTCATTACAGAAGGTACGCTACTGCCCTCGATTCGTGAGTTTGCAGGAGATCTGAAATGCAGTGTAATTACAGTGCGGCGCGTATATCAGGATCTGGAGAACGAAGGTTTGCTGCGAACGAGACAAGGAACAGGTACCTTTGTATCCCACATAGGCGACGGAGCAATGGAAGAATACAAACGAGACACGGTAGGCAAAGCACTTGAAAGTGCTGTGGATATCGGCCGATCGGTACATTGCAGCAAGGATGAACTTGAGCAGATTTTTATGGAGATTGTAGAACGCAAGTATAGAGCAAAGGAATGAAAGGGGGGCGCATATTCATATGGTACAGATGGCTATAGAATTGCGGAATGTACTTAAACAGCGGCGAAACAAGACGATAGGACCGCTGACCATGAATCTGCCAAGAGGATATATTACAGCCCTGGTAGGTCAGAATGGATCTGGCAAAAGCACGCTACTGAATCTACTGATGCAGCTGACCAATCCAGAGGAAGGCGAGATATATTGGTTTGAGAACAGGTATGATAGCGGGTTGCCTCTGGAGCTGCGGCAGACCATTGCCTATGTTCCTGAGACGTCGATTACTGAGGAGAACCACTGGAATGCAGAAGAGGCCGCTCAATTTCGACAGCATTGGTATCCGAACTGGGATGAGTCGTATTTTCAGGATCTAATGGATCGCTTTGAGGTTCCATATCATATGAGGCTTTCTAAGATGTCTAAGGGTGAGCGTCGGAAATTCGAAATTGCCGCAGCACTTGCGTCACGCCCAAGTCTGCTGCTACTGGATGAACCTTCATCAGGTCTTGATCCCTTTGCCTGGAAGATTATGATCGAGACGCTGCTTAAATATATGGATGAGAACAACGCTACGATCATCATCTCTACACACATTGTGGAAGAGGTGCGGCGGTTGGCAGATTATATCATGCTTATGCATAGAGGTGAACTGCTGGGTATGGCCGAGAAAGACAGTTTATTCGGTACTTGGACCGAGGTATGGGTACAGGTTGCAGGTGAAGAGGAGCTTGCTGAGTTATCAGCGGAATTACCGGGAGGTATAAACTTTACCATGGATACACCGGGTGTAGCTTCTTTTATCATAGAACAATTTTCTAAGAACGAGAAACGCATTCAGGACTTGGGCGTAAAGGTTATCAAGAGTCGCAGTTTAGAATTGGACGAAATATTGGGTTTATGGACACAGGGACACCGTCCTATCCTGATTGATCACAAGAGAGGGGACTAGAGAAATGGAAGCCTTAAAGCTGGAAAGTGTAATGAAGCAATATGGAGAAAAAACCGCTGTAAACGGAATTAACCTAACGGTAG
This genomic stretch from Paenibacillus sp. FSL H7-0737 harbors:
- a CDS encoding DUF4870 domain-containing protein, coding for MSPFKSSTGLPDNIAGALCYFFPFIGGVFFLALEKRNRFVLFHALQSLLTFGVLMILHVLTGFIPFLGSLLSAILSLCSFAIWLLMIYQALSSRWYKLPWVGDIAESQIRHL
- a CDS encoding serine hydrolase domain-containing protein, whose translation is MGQPTPLLTSSYNVVPAMTTALPEETATRREGLEQADYAIQKEYPKMHSMLIARHGKLIFERYYGNHHAGALNDLRSATKSFISAITGIAIDRGDIPDIDVLVSKVLRKHVPYLHSPHLSKITLRHLLTMTSGFSWITGKKLGEPFVRNLHRSRRWGSFALSMNIIPEHIGQFQYRSIDTHLISMILSESTGLDAFTYAAEHLFSPLRMTHTAWLPSPEGHSMGHIGLYLNSRDMAKFGICLLNNGVFAKQQIIPKHWLQEALTAQTTGYPAFGDYGYQFWVGTMSGQPYKLAHGHGGQQILLLPKLDTVVVFTAESKTNNWKNPRKLLEKYIIPTMS
- the coxB gene encoding cytochrome c oxidase subunit II, coding for MMKTWQAVKRLLPMTAMFGLFLAGCGREDLSVLRPQGPQAEMSYGLMELSISIMIVVLLIVFTIAAYVLIRFRRKPGQNEIPEQVEGSIKLEILWTVIPLILVVVLAVPTVKAVFAAGDDHANDKDAIKVKVTGHQYWWEFEYTDYKVTTAQDLIIPVGKDIAFELETKDVLHSFWVPSLSGKIDTNPAGTINRFSFSAPNEGVYRGKCAELCGPSHGFMEFKVKSVSEQDFQKWIDSMKAPVAVLPEDPALAEKFKAACLTCHAVGDQGINNAPNLTGIGSRESIAGILLNDDTREDGAPIEENLKTWLHDPQSVKPGNLMPNPKDLGLSDAEIDGIAEYLANYKLD
- the ctaD gene encoding cytochrome c oxidase subunit I: MDWLTTVDHKKIAILYLWAGGLFFGIGGIEALLIRWQLIKPMNNFLDAQTFNELITMHGTTMIFLGVMPIIFALMNAVIPLQIGARDVAFPFLNALGFWTFLFGGILLNLSWIMGGAPDAGWTSYTPLSTSTYSTTHGVDFYTIGLQIAGLGTLIGGINFLATIITMRAPGMTYMRMPMFAWTTFITSAIILFAFPAVTVGLVLLTFDRILGANFFEVGAGGNPVLWQHIFWIFGHPEVYILILPAFGIISEVIPTFSRKRLFGYSSMVFATILIAFLGFMVWAHHMFTTGLGPVANALFSVSTMLIAVPTGIKIFNWLFTMWGGQVRFTTPNLFAAGFIPTFTMGGVTGVMLASAPADFQFHDTYFVVAHFHYVIVGGLVLGLFAGLHYWWPKMFGRMLSEKLGKWTFWTFIIGFHLTFFVQHFLGLMGMQRRVFTYLPNQQFDLLNLVSTIGAGLMSVGMIIFLVNIYLTSRRPADAANDPWEDGRTLEWTIPSPPPEYNFKQTPLIRGIDAFWKEKMAGNKGMTPAEPVGSIHMPSATILPFTMSVGIFIAGLGFMFSRDDFGNAFMSFMFNNYIVTAIGLIITFGSMLLRSLYDDHGWHIEPEELEGSERT
- a CDS encoding cytochrome (ubi)quinol oxidase subunit III, whose product is MTTAHAEASKEEFPHEPEKATLEGRNKVLAFWLFLGGEAVLFGTLFATFLALRNQTNEGPSANELFHLPLVAAATFILLVSSLTSVFAIQAMHRNRPAVLRNWLLVTVALGLGFLILEIYEFTQYVRHEDFGMTTSAFSSAFYTLVGFHGAHVAFGIAWIAILIGQLMRKGLTVVTAPKVYVSAMYWHFIDVVWVFIFTVVYLLGKVG
- a CDS encoding cytochrome C oxidase subunit IV family protein, with product MTTDQHVPENDGYKHRHRHEGPQRHIVVFILSIVLTLIAFAAVAAGGVNATFAVILLLVMAVIQVIVQMGFWMHLKDKGHLIPIIFMLGGFFTAGTCIIMSLYWVWWN
- the ctaG gene encoding cytochrome c oxidase assembly factor CtaG, which codes for MLGLQYFSFAELWSPLFLAVMLLLTAGYFVWIGPIDGLHADSVPVPFWRRALFVCGMLALYLAQGGPVSLLGHMMFSFHMVSMALSYLVAVPLIMLGIPDFIWRSILRVNPFRRLSFLARPVVAALLFNGLFSLYHIPVIHDYVMLHFTVHRIYYIVLFLTAALMWWTLINPLPERRMASGLGKIGFIFLNMVLLTPACGLIIFADQPLYATYSDPETWALAMGYCISGDPSALLQNFGGPAFFSLLSPKVDQQVGGIAMKFIQEFIFASMLAYVFYHWYKKENGQEGDELSTPSSALEESTLTRA
- a CDS encoding DUF420 domain-containing protein, producing the protein MDIFTVFPTISTSFIVLSAVLVAIGWWLIIKGKREAHKKTMIAAAIAALLFFIVYVSRTLFVGNTSWGGPDELQTIYQVFLIFHIVLATVAAVFGLTTLTLGFKAKYSKHRKWGRVTSIIWFITAITGVMVYVLLYVLYPGGHTKPVWEVILGA
- a CDS encoding GntR family transcriptional regulator; protein product: MWIPVQINENSAEPLYHQIETQLRSLIISGVITEGTLLPSIREFAGDLKCSVITVRRVYQDLENEGLLRTRQGTGTFVSHIGDGAMEEYKRDTVGKALESAVDIGRSVHCSKDELEQIFMEIVERKYRAKE
- a CDS encoding ATP-binding cassette domain-containing protein is translated as MNLPRGYITALVGQNGSGKSTLLNLLMQLTNPEEGEIYWFENRYDSGLPLELRQTIAYVPETSITEENHWNAEEAAQFRQHWYPNWDESYFQDLMDRFEVPYHMRLSKMSKGERRKFEIAAALASRPSLLLLDEPSSGLDPFAWKIMIETLLKYMDENNATIIISTHIVEEVRRLADYIMLMHRGELLGMAEKDSLFGTWTEVWVQVAGEEELAELSAELPGGINFTMDTPGVASFIIEQFSKNEKRIQDLGVKVIKSRSLELDEILGLWTQGHRPILIDHKRGD